A genome region from Halorussus pelagicus includes the following:
- a CDS encoding MBL fold metallo-hydrolase, giving the protein MQVTLLGTGDTTGTPTPDCDCDTCREARNPGETTRRRLRERGIDASDGVERSRFSVHVRNERTDEALLIDASPDFRHQFLTHDVGLPDEVLITHIHFDHLDGLGNAYRLFDDLPVHAVGEQSSPARQTQSDDADERDPLTGESVADTIRSKYDYLDRVTVHDRAPLEPFEVCGLEVTLVPVEHPPMLCYGVVVEDPETGAKLSLTGDTNYDVPEQSRERLADADLLLADGIVPAHLCEHHPMGGDHHGPDGVPRTFGTKHMTREGALALADELDADETRLVHLAHYYPVEEAFEEPLAVDGEQYEL; this is encoded by the coding sequence ATGCAGGTCACGTTGCTCGGAACCGGAGACACGACCGGCACGCCCACGCCCGACTGCGACTGCGACACCTGCCGCGAGGCCCGCAATCCGGGCGAGACCACGCGTCGCCGACTGCGCGAGCGCGGAATCGACGCGAGCGACGGCGTCGAACGCTCTAGATTCTCGGTCCACGTCCGCAACGAACGCACCGACGAAGCCCTCCTGATAGACGCCAGCCCCGACTTCCGCCACCAGTTTCTGACTCACGATGTCGGACTCCCCGACGAGGTCCTCATCACCCACATTCACTTCGACCACCTCGACGGACTGGGCAACGCCTACCGACTGTTCGACGACCTGCCGGTCCACGCCGTTGGTGAGCAAAGCTCACCAGCCCGTCAGACGCAGTCTGACGACGCCGACGAGAGAGACCCCCTGACTGGCGAGAGCGTCGCCGATACGATTCGCTCGAAGTACGACTACCTCGACCGGGTGACAGTCCACGACCGCGCGCCCCTCGAACCGTTCGAGGTCTGCGGCCTCGAAGTCACCCTCGTGCCGGTCGAACACCCGCCGATGCTCTGCTACGGCGTCGTCGTCGAGGACCCCGAAACCGGCGCAAAGCTATCGCTGACGGGCGATACGAACTACGACGTGCCCGAGCAGAGCCGCGAACGCTTGGCCGACGCCGACCTCCTGCTCGCCGACGGCATCGTCCCTGCGCACCTCTGTGAACACCACCCGATGGGCGGAGACCACCACGGGCCGGACGGGGTTCCCCGAACCTTCGGCACCAAGCACATGACCCGCGAGGGCGCGCTGGCGCTCGCCGACGAACTCGACGCCGACGAGACTCGACTCGTTCACCTCGCGCACTACTACCCCGTCGAGGAAGCCTTCGAGGAACCGCTCGCGGTGGACGGCGAGCAGTACGAACTCTGA
- a CDS encoding DUF7384 family protein: protein MPETPETNPARIVADADVLAADLLVGGTAREALDAVRGHSWVELVASDHLLDDAEAVVADLADADLAAAWRERIEEVRVEVEHPRGDHPALASAYRGQAAHILSYDEGLRSADASATFGSRLNVSVKTPEGFAALFDAESLYEAVEGGEYPGPDRELRE, encoded by the coding sequence ATGCCTGAGACGCCCGAGACGAACCCGGCCCGAATCGTCGCGGACGCCGACGTGCTCGCCGCGGACCTGCTGGTCGGCGGGACCGCGCGCGAGGCGCTGGACGCCGTCCGTGGCCACTCGTGGGTCGAACTCGTCGCCAGCGACCACCTGCTCGACGACGCCGAGGCCGTCGTCGCCGACCTGGCGGACGCCGACCTCGCGGCGGCGTGGCGCGAGCGAATCGAAGAGGTACGCGTCGAAGTCGAGCATCCCCGCGGCGACCACCCGGCGCTGGCGAGCGCGTACCGGGGGCAGGCCGCCCACATTCTGAGTTACGACGAGGGACTCCGGAGCGCAGACGCGAGCGCGACGTTCGGGTCGCGCCTGAACGTCAGCGTCAAGACCCCCGAGGGGTTCGCCGCGCTGTTCGACGCCGAATCGCTCTACGAGGCCGTCGAGGGCGGGGAATACCCCGGTCCGGACCGAGAGTTGCGGGAGTAG
- a CDS encoding TOBE domain-containing protein: protein MDAGFEAHLRADEVEFDAADAELLRTIDAEGSLNRAADALGRSYSRAHQRLTALEDALGPLVVRQRGGSGGGGSRLTDEARDLLARFERLRAEFTGTAEVDETVLSGSTVAREGELATVETPAGRVRALAPETDAEVVQVAVRADAVTLHAPDDAPAAEATSARNRFSGTVAAIDAGEQVARVLVDVKGDATLAALVTMSSVEKLDLRAGSEVVASFKATATRASPRE, encoded by the coding sequence ATGGACGCCGGATTCGAGGCCCACCTCCGGGCCGACGAGGTGGAGTTCGACGCCGCCGACGCCGAACTCCTCCGGACAATCGACGCGGAGGGGTCGCTCAACCGCGCCGCGGACGCGCTCGGTCGGTCGTACTCGCGCGCTCACCAGCGACTCACCGCGCTCGAAGACGCGCTCGGGCCGCTGGTGGTCCGCCAGCGCGGCGGGTCGGGCGGTGGCGGCTCCCGACTCACCGACGAGGCCCGCGACTTGCTGGCTAGATTCGAGCGACTGCGCGCGGAGTTCACTGGCACCGCCGAAGTTGACGAGACCGTCCTCTCGGGATCCACTGTCGCCCGCGAGGGCGAGTTGGCCACCGTCGAGACCCCGGCCGGACGGGTCCGCGCGCTCGCGCCCGAGACCGACGCCGAGGTCGTGCAGGTCGCCGTCCGAGCCGACGCCGTGACGCTCCACGCGCCCGACGACGCTCCGGCGGCGGAAGCAACGAGCGCCCGGAACCGATTCTCGGGGACCGTCGCGGCAATCGACGCCGGGGAGCAGGTCGCGCGCGTCCTCGTGGACGTGAAGGGAGACGCGACACTCGCCGCGCTGGTCACGATGTCGAGCGTCGAGAAACTGGACCTCCGGGCGGGGTCGGAGGTGGTGGCGTCGTTCAAGGCGACCGCGACGCGAGCGAGTCCGCGAGAGTAG
- a CDS encoding extracellular solute-binding protein, with the protein MSQEEQRSRRSLLKATGALGAVGLAGCMGSQSGGDETTAEGAGGDTASGADSMTIFHAGSLAPPFSAAEPDFEDEYGVAVEREAKGSVGSTKKITTQGRNADVLGVSDFRLIRDMLLDEYGSWYAVFATNAMSLQYREDSPGADEIGPDNWWEILSRDDVTIGHSDPAVDPGGYRAVMSMQLGKEQMDGERLYDQQTFEKIRDNMTVPTGTETKLEGQLKSGKLDYALYYRSIASQSGLPYVDLQPHVDLSKLNQTYASHYAKAKVEAGGNSYVGAPIAYGITVPSVAEAPVRGAQWVEHMITDPGRKALESKGLIPKQPAVVTKDGDVPDRVAKHAEAKTSVGPLEL; encoded by the coding sequence ATGTCTCAAGAGGAACAACGCTCCCGTCGCAGTTTACTGAAGGCGACCGGGGCGCTTGGCGCGGTCGGACTCGCGGGATGTATGGGTAGTCAGTCAGGTGGCGACGAGACGACCGCCGAGGGCGCTGGCGGAGACACCGCTTCCGGCGCCGACTCGATGACTATCTTCCACGCGGGGAGTCTCGCGCCGCCGTTCAGCGCGGCCGAACCGGACTTCGAAGACGAGTACGGCGTCGCGGTCGAGCGCGAGGCCAAGGGGTCAGTCGGTTCGACGAAGAAGATAACGACGCAGGGCCGGAACGCCGACGTGCTGGGCGTCTCGGACTTCCGGCTCATCCGGGACATGCTCCTCGATGAGTACGGCAGTTGGTACGCCGTCTTCGCCACGAACGCGATGTCGCTCCAGTACCGCGAGGACTCGCCCGGCGCGGACGAAATCGGCCCGGACAACTGGTGGGAGATTCTCTCGCGCGACGACGTGACCATCGGCCACAGCGACCCGGCGGTAGACCCCGGCGGCTATCGGGCGGTCATGTCGATGCAGTTGGGCAAAGAGCAGATGGACGGCGAGCGACTCTACGACCAGCAGACCTTCGAGAAGATTCGGGACAACATGACCGTCCCGACCGGGACCGAGACCAAACTGGAGGGCCAACTCAAGTCCGGCAAACTCGACTACGCGCTCTACTATCGCTCTATCGCCTCCCAGTCGGGACTGCCCTACGTGGACCTCCAGCCTCACGTCGATCTCTCGAAACTGAACCAGACGTACGCCAGCCACTACGCGAAGGCCAAAGTCGAGGCTGGCGGAAACAGCTACGTCGGCGCGCCCATCGCTTACGGCATCACGGTGCCGAGCGTCGCCGAGGCACCCGTCAGGGGTGCCCAGTGGGTCGAGCATATGATAACCGACCCCGGCCGGAAGGCCTTGGAGAGCAAGGGCCTGATTCCCAAGCAACCGGCGGTCGTCACGAAGGACGGCGACGTGCCCGACCGCGTGGCAAAACACGCCGAAGCAAAGACTTCAGTGGGTCCGCTCGAACTGTAG
- a CDS encoding DUF5787 family protein, with protein sequence MREYPFELALCAHLEARAEAVVARQIGGGVRAPSNRVLDVLLVEPGPEMDERAALTPERIPDPAIESDVGVGQARDPARVIDARPERARSIAERAVEIGFFERAVGGGVRRAARYPDDWFGRLVAIENKPDLGDPGDLRLQLRKDVSVALADEVILATESYVTGAHLNRIPEAVGVWRFDPESGERKVVREATALDADDWGVELLDEHPLRTDVAAVPPEAKARQRRRMAERAYGKGWRPDALPACAEAQAVAREGSEGLPFCRWKGRIVNPARCGPDCPSHDPAEAPAVDPDEARDGRTPWVADPEGKARRQSGLDRFG encoded by the coding sequence GTGCGAGAGTACCCCTTCGAGTTGGCGCTGTGCGCGCACCTCGAAGCCCGCGCGGAGGCCGTCGTCGCCCGGCAAATCGGCGGCGGGGTCCGCGCGCCGTCGAACCGCGTCCTCGACGTGCTGTTGGTCGAACCCGGCCCGGAGATGGACGAGCGCGCCGCGCTGACGCCCGAGCGGATTCCGGACCCGGCCATCGAGAGCGATGTGGGGGTCGGGCAGGCGCGCGACCCCGCAAGAGTCATCGACGCCCGGCCGGAGCGCGCTCGGAGCATCGCCGAGCGCGCGGTCGAAATCGGCTTCTTCGAGCGCGCGGTGGGCGGCGGCGTCCGGCGGGCCGCGCGCTACCCCGACGACTGGTTCGGGCGACTCGTCGCCATCGAGAACAAACCGGACCTTGGCGACCCCGGCGACCTCCGTCTCCAACTCCGAAAGGACGTAAGCGTCGCGCTTGCCGACGAGGTAATCCTCGCCACCGAGAGCTACGTCACCGGCGCGCACCTCAACCGGATTCCCGAGGCAGTCGGCGTCTGGCGATTCGACCCCGAGTCGGGCGAGCGCAAGGTGGTCCGGGAGGCGACGGCGCTCGACGCCGACGACTGGGGCGTCGAACTCCTCGACGAGCATCCGCTCCGGACCGATGTGGCCGCGGTGCCGCCCGAGGCGAAGGCCCGCCAGCGCCGCCGGATGGCCGAGCGCGCCTACGGCAAGGGGTGGCGACCCGACGCGCTCCCGGCCTGCGCGGAGGCACAAGCGGTCGCCCGCGAGGGGAGCGAGGGCCTGCCGTTCTGCCGCTGGAAGGGCCGGATCGTGAATCCGGCGCGTTGCGGCCCGGACTGTCCGAGCCACGACCCCGCCGAGGCTCCCGCAGTGGACCCCGACGAGGCGCGCGACGGCCGGACGCCGTGGGTCGCCGACCCGGAGGGGAAGGCGCGGCGGCAGTCGGGATTGGACCGGTTTGGGTGA
- a CDS encoding ABC transporter ATP-binding protein yields MLEIDVSATFTAEGADQFRVAADLSVADGETLVVLGPSGSGKSLLLETVAGFHDHEGQIALAGRDLTDQSPENRGLGFVFQDYALFPHMSVRENVAFGGKYHDTRDPDELLAEFGVADLAERYPPTLSGGESQRVALARALAVRPDAFLLDEPLSALDVPTRQTLREVLADVLADETAMYVTHNRTTARAVADRVAVIRGGEIVQSGAPDAVFERPDTPFVARFTGANCLELDEGALAVPDGHLRFDPPDESAASDDSPTHLAVRPEHVELDPADPDFTVPIERVVREDGRYRIALDVAGQRLDAYAAGPLGSERSGSRAEGDDSPKSEEVGVALPRDQVTLLADS; encoded by the coding sequence ATGTTGGAAATCGACGTGTCGGCGACGTTCACCGCCGAGGGTGCCGACCAGTTCCGCGTCGCGGCCGACCTCTCGGTCGCTGACGGCGAGACGCTGGTCGTCCTCGGGCCGAGCGGGTCGGGAAAGAGCCTCCTGCTCGAAACCGTCGCGGGATTCCACGACCACGAGGGTCAAATCGCGCTCGCGGGCCGCGATTTGACCGACCAATCCCCAGAAAACCGCGGTCTTGGTTTCGTCTTCCAAGACTACGCGCTGTTTCCCCACATGTCGGTCCGGGAGAACGTCGCCTTCGGCGGGAAGTACCACGACACCCGCGACCCCGACGAGTTGCTCGCGGAGTTCGGCGTGGCGGATTTGGCCGAGCGCTACCCGCCGACCCTCTCGGGCGGAGAGTCCCAGCGAGTCGCGCTGGCCCGCGCGCTCGCGGTCCGACCCGACGCCTTCCTGCTTGACGAACCCCTCTCGGCGCTGGACGTGCCGACTCGCCAGACGCTCCGAGAGGTGCTGGCCGACGTGCTGGCCGACGAGACGGCGATGTACGTCACGCACAACCGGACGACGGCGCGGGCGGTCGCCGACCGCGTGGCGGTCATCCGCGGCGGCGAAATCGTCCAGAGCGGCGCGCCGGACGCAGTGTTCGAGCGCCCCGACACGCCCTTCGTCGCCCGATTCACGGGCGCGAACTGCCTCGAACTCGACGAGGGCGCGCTCGCAGTTCCGGACGGACACCTTCGTTTCGACCCGCCAGACGAGTCGGCCGCGAGCGACGACTCGCCCACGCATCTCGCGGTCCGGCCCGAACACGTCGAGTTGGACCCCGCGGACCCCGACTTCACAGTCCCGATAGAGCGCGTCGTCCGCGAGGACGGCCGGTACCGAATCGCGCTCGACGTGGCGGGCCAGCGACTGGACGCCTACGCCGCCGGACCGCTCGGAAGCGAGCGGTCCGGCAGTCGAGCCGAGGGAGACGACTCGCCCAAGAGTGAGGAGGTCGGCGTCGCGCTCCCCCGAGACCAAGTGACCCTGCTCGCTGACAGCTAG
- a CDS encoding GNAT family N-acetyltransferase has protein sequence MPAVRDLTPEDAPELTALYAEYDWWEDREVEGVRDALAETEVAVGVWSDGRLVAAARVLTDYNYYANVFDVIVAADRRGDGLGEVLMEAVRDHPDLQSVPGLSLLCREGLVPFYESVGFELFGPEFEVPEGTTEELVRMTYAHDES, from the coding sequence ATGCCAGCAGTCCGCGACCTGACGCCGGAGGACGCCCCGGAACTGACCGCGCTCTACGCGGAGTACGACTGGTGGGAAGACCGCGAGGTCGAGGGAGTCCGCGACGCGCTGGCCGAAACCGAGGTCGCCGTCGGCGTGTGGAGCGACGGCCGACTCGTCGCCGCGGCGCGAGTCCTGACCGACTACAACTACTACGCCAACGTCTTCGACGTTATCGTCGCGGCCGACCGCCGGGGCGACGGTCTCGGCGAGGTCCTGATGGAAGCGGTCCGCGACCACCCGGACTTGCAGTCGGTTCCGGGCCTCTCGCTACTCTGTCGGGAGGGTCTGGTTCCGTTTTACGAGTCGGTGGGATTCGAACTGTTCGGTCCCGAGTTCGAGGTTCCCGAGGGCACCACGGAGGAACTGGTCAGGATGACGTACGCGCACGACGAGTCGTGA
- a CDS encoding arylsulfotransferase family protein — MQATSRRPLAAAVAVLCCLSMVVPVAGAPSADARPVASQGSPGPCAGTVTSPANGTTVISVQGFEFGQDGGKRPAKLVGVGPSGDIEWVHQSAEKYDVVWGYDVDPMDNGNLFVTATTRGHETLVYEFDPDTQERVWSKTFDLGDTHDADLINDGEAILLANMRNYNASAERNDDRIFVYNRTTEEIEWEWRFDDHYEPQNLEENYTDDWTHVNDVDKISDGLYLASPRNFDQAIVVNRSTNDIAMTLGEDGETDILNEQHNPDYLESGNGTPTLIVGDSENDRIVEYANPDGDLTDGDGWNRTWTLTGDLNWPRDADRLPSGNTLVTDSSNHRVLEVTPEGEVVWEFYAPWLVYDAARIPAGEHGGPTAMDLNATGTHEIRGDSDLHKNQSRLSECHAVLENVSGLANGTTESALDDESGESDGGTDATSDDAESTGEESDETNIGSDGGDDDPTSTGVPGFGPLAALAGLFVALGTGMGRRR, encoded by the coding sequence ATGCAAGCGACCTCCCGGCGGCCGCTCGCCGCCGCAGTAGCCGTGTTGTGCTGTCTGTCGATGGTGGTCCCGGTCGCGGGTGCGCCGAGCGCCGATGCGCGCCCGGTCGCGTCCCAAGGGTCACCCGGTCCCTGCGCGGGAACCGTGACCTCACCAGCGAACGGTACGACTGTCATCAGCGTGCAGGGCTTCGAGTTCGGGCAGGACGGTGGCAAGCGCCCGGCGAAACTCGTCGGCGTCGGTCCGAGCGGCGACATCGAGTGGGTCCACCAGAGCGCCGAGAAGTACGATGTCGTCTGGGGCTACGACGTGGACCCGATGGACAACGGCAACCTCTTCGTCACCGCGACGACCCGCGGCCACGAGACGCTGGTCTACGAGTTCGACCCCGACACACAGGAGCGCGTCTGGTCGAAGACCTTCGACCTCGGCGACACCCACGACGCCGACCTCATCAACGACGGGGAAGCGATTTTGCTGGCGAACATGCGCAACTACAACGCCAGCGCCGAGCGCAACGACGACCGCATTTTCGTCTACAACCGCACGACCGAGGAAATCGAGTGGGAGTGGCGATTCGACGACCACTACGAACCCCAGAACCTCGAAGAAAACTACACCGACGACTGGACCCACGTCAACGACGTGGACAAAATCAGCGACGGTCTCTATCTGGCCTCGCCGCGGAACTTCGACCAAGCCATCGTCGTGAACCGCTCGACGAACGACATCGCCATGACACTTGGCGAGGACGGCGAGACGGACATCCTCAACGAGCAACACAACCCCGACTACCTCGAAAGCGGGAACGGGACGCCGACGCTCATCGTCGGCGACAGCGAGAACGACCGCATCGTAGAGTATGCGAATCCCGACGGGGACCTGACGGACGGCGACGGGTGGAACCGGACGTGGACGCTGACGGGCGACCTGAACTGGCCCCGCGACGCCGACCGACTGCCCAGCGGCAACACCCTCGTCACCGACTCCAGCAACCACCGCGTGCTGGAAGTGACCCCCGAGGGCGAAGTCGTCTGGGAGTTCTACGCGCCGTGGTTGGTGTACGACGCCGCCCGCATCCCGGCAGGAGAACACGGCGGCCCGACCGCGATGGACCTCAACGCCACCGGGACTCACGAAATCCGCGGCGACAGCGACCTCCACAAGAACCAGAGCCGACTGAGTGAGTGCCACGCGGTCCTCGAAAACGTCAGCGGCCTCGCTAACGGCACCACCGAGAGCGCGCTGGACGACGAATCCGGCGAGAGCGACGGCGGAACGGACGCGACGAGCGACGACGCCGAATCCACCGGCGAGGAGAGCGACGAAACGAACATCGGGAGCGACGGCGGAGACGACGACCCGACTTCGACCGGCGTCCCCGGATTCGGACCGCTCGCGGCGCTCGCAGGCCTGTTCGTCGCGCTCGGGACGGGGATGGGCCGACGTCGGTAG
- a CDS encoding ABC transporter permease codes for MSTDTEAGSEARTSRGATAPAAGLRDRLGTGTAILAVVSVQLVAFAAAVAVGYPGAYAGFAVLSAAALAVARDRGTFGVLAATLGTVLLVALGLPLLMMVARQNPATVAEMAADPGVQQALYLSVYAPLLAAIASVALGVPLALVLARGFPGQALVESLVDLPLVVPHSVAGLAILFGFGKGGAFGGVQFTIPVIDFTFKFTVLQTMLGMVLAMTFVSAPFAVNAAREAFESVPTRVEWAARTLGANRFETFRRVTAPLAWRGVLTGGVLAWARAVSEFGAVAIVAYSVDFFYLPEGETASAQHAPVFIYNTYLSSGLEQSGAVAVLLLALSAVIFLLVRTVAYDDGGWP; via the coding sequence GTGAGTACCGACACGGAGGCGGGGAGCGAGGCTCGCACGTCGCGGGGAGCGACCGCCCCGGCCGCCGGACTCCGCGACCGACTCGGCACCGGCACCGCGATTCTGGCGGTCGTCTCGGTTCAGCTCGTCGCGTTCGCGGCCGCGGTGGCGGTCGGCTATCCCGGCGCGTACGCCGGGTTCGCGGTCCTCTCGGCGGCGGCGCTCGCGGTCGCCCGCGACCGCGGCACCTTCGGCGTCCTCGCGGCGACGCTCGGGACCGTCCTGTTGGTCGCGCTCGGCCTGCCGCTTCTGATGATGGTCGCGCGCCAGAACCCCGCCACGGTCGCGGAGATGGCCGCCGACCCCGGCGTCCAGCAGGCGCTGTATCTCTCGGTGTACGCGCCCCTCCTCGCGGCGATAGCGAGCGTCGCGCTCGGGGTCCCGCTCGCGCTCGTCCTCGCTCGCGGCTTTCCGGGCCAAGCGCTCGTCGAGAGTCTGGTGGACCTTCCGCTGGTGGTCCCCCACAGCGTCGCCGGTCTCGCCATTCTGTTTGGCTTCGGGAAGGGCGGCGCGTTCGGCGGCGTGCAGTTCACGATTCCAGTCATCGACTTCACGTTCAAATTCACCGTCCTCCAGACGATGCTCGGGATGGTGCTGGCGATGACGTTCGTCTCCGCACCGTTCGCCGTGAACGCGGCCCGTGAGGCGTTCGAGTCGGTCCCGACGCGCGTCGAGTGGGCCGCCCGGACCCTCGGCGCGAACCGCTTCGAGACGTTCCGGCGCGTCACCGCCCCGCTGGCGTGGCGCGGCGTCCTGACCGGCGGCGTGCTGGCGTGGGCGCGGGCGGTCTCGGAGTTCGGCGCGGTCGCCATCGTCGCCTACAGCGTGGACTTCTTCTACCTGCCCGAGGGCGAGACCGCGAGCGCCCAGCACGCGCCCGTGTTCATCTACAACACGTATCTCTCGTCGGGTCTCGAACAGTCGGGGGCGGTCGCGGTCCTCCTACTGGCGCTCTCGGCGGTCATCTTCCTGCTGGTCCGGACGGTCGCCTACGACGACGGAGGGTGGCCCTGA
- a CDS encoding LEA type 2 family protein — MSIVSGTLGKVAAVLAVGLVVSAAGVGAAISTGVVSTQPPTVESIDNEWGEISEERTGIETNIVVDNPNEIGVPGVAGVSYDVSMNDVTMVSGKSGSLSLSPGRNEMTLRTHIDNDKIPAWWASHINNGEATTLSVEPSVNAAFLSTGLPAQERTFETDMLSSFESDTGQSVEVNGRTVLAVEKTSASWGTATENETPLRFAGTVRNPNGAPVEFSKIGYEVSMNDVTVAEDTTGQPVEIAPNSTGTIRVNSSLDNRKLDEWWVSHLRNDETTRLNVSVFAVSETDSGTERVPLPFLSEQVEFETDILAGGQATTNPVESDEGFGFEPPRISSVERDWSATDSGTRFSTNVVVENPNDADSALGEVTLDADYRVRMNDVTLVEDGAETTLTSGANDFEFAGDVSDRTIKRWWVSHVENGERTALTTAGGATADLGFARLPVPLPGENRTFETDMLGGLSETDQTVSVRGRTMARLHDMNSTWGEATTDRTEMLVSGNVTNERSQSLTVETFGYEVRANDVVLADDETRVGTTIPGQTTRSIETAGYLDNDRIPDWWVSHLDRGEMTELSVSYYVVVEYRGQQFTVELDEMSYTNTVETNAFGDE; from the coding sequence GTGAGCATCGTGAGCGGTACGCTCGGGAAGGTCGCGGCCGTCCTCGCGGTCGGACTGGTCGTCTCGGCCGCAGGGGTCGGCGCGGCCATCTCGACGGGGGTCGTGAGTACCCAACCGCCGACGGTCGAGTCGATAGACAACGAGTGGGGCGAAATCTCCGAGGAGCGTACGGGTATCGAGACGAACATCGTCGTGGACAACCCGAACGAAATCGGCGTCCCCGGCGTCGCCGGGGTCTCCTACGACGTGTCGATGAACGACGTGACGATGGTCTCGGGGAAGAGCGGCAGTCTCTCGCTGTCGCCCGGCCGCAACGAGATGACGCTCCGGACCCACATCGACAACGACAAGATTCCCGCGTGGTGGGCCAGTCACATCAACAACGGCGAGGCGACGACGCTCTCGGTCGAACCGTCGGTGAACGCCGCCTTCCTCTCGACGGGCCTGCCCGCCCAAGAGCGGACCTTCGAGACGGACATGCTCTCGTCGTTCGAGAGCGATACCGGCCAGTCGGTCGAAGTGAACGGCCGGACCGTGCTGGCGGTCGAGAAGACCAGCGCCTCGTGGGGGACCGCGACCGAGAACGAGACGCCGCTCCGGTTCGCCGGAACGGTCCGCAACCCCAACGGCGCGCCCGTCGAGTTCTCGAAAATCGGCTACGAGGTGTCGATGAACGACGTGACCGTCGCCGAGGACACCACGGGCCAACCGGTCGAAATTGCGCCGAACTCGACCGGCACCATCCGAGTCAACTCCTCGCTCGACAACCGGAAGTTGGACGAGTGGTGGGTCAGCCACCTCCGGAACGACGAGACGACGCGGCTGAACGTCTCGGTGTTCGCCGTCTCCGAGACCGACTCGGGCACCGAGCGCGTCCCGCTCCCGTTCCTGAGCGAGCAGGTCGAGTTCGAGACGGACATCCTCGCGGGCGGGCAAGCGACCACCAACCCGGTCGAATCCGACGAGGGGTTCGGCTTCGAACCGCCGCGAATTAGCTCGGTCGAGCGCGACTGGTCGGCGACCGACTCGGGAACCCGGTTCTCGACGAACGTCGTCGTGGAGAACCCCAACGACGCCGATTCCGCGCTCGGCGAGGTCACGCTTGACGCCGACTACCGCGTGCGGATGAACGACGTGACGCTGGTCGAGGACGGCGCGGAGACCACGCTCACGTCGGGAGCGAACGACTTCGAGTTCGCGGGCGACGTGAGCGACCGGACCATCAAGCGGTGGTGGGTCAGCCACGTCGAGAACGGCGAACGGACCGCGCTGACGACCGCTGGCGGCGCGACCGCCGACCTCGGGTTCGCCAGACTTCCGGTGCCCCTCCCCGGCGAGAACCGAACGTTCGAGACCGACATGCTCGGCGGTCTCTCGGAGACCGACCAGACCGTCTCGGTCCGCGGGCGGACGATGGCCCGACTCCACGACATGAACTCGACGTGGGGCGAGGCGACGACCGACCGAACCGAGATGCTGGTCTCGGGTAACGTGACCAACGAGCGAAGTCAGTCCCTGACCGTCGAGACGTTCGGCTACGAGGTCCGAGCGAACGACGTGGTGCTGGCGGACGACGAGACGCGCGTCGGCACGACGATTCCGGGCCAGACGACCCGGAGCATCGAGACGGCGGGCTACCTCGACAACGACCGGATTCCGGACTGGTGGGTCAGCCACCTCGACCGCGGCGAGATGACCGAGCTGTCGGTGTCCTACTACGTCGTGGTTGAGTACCGCGGCCAGCAGTTCACCGTGGAACTGGACGAGATGAGTTACACGAACACCGTCGAGACGAACGCTTTCGGCGACGAATAG
- a CDS encoding universal stress protein, with the protein MYDRILVPTDGSEQRPVVTQAMSVAELADATVHALYVVDERALDYQPSESGREETREARREEGEEATRQVAEAGEDRGVEVVTAIEEGKPAQAIVDYADEEDADMVVMGTHGRSGVDRYVLGSVTEQVVRTSEVPVLTVNLARQRRAVRDGEAAVERAEQVVADEGHEVAAVPEDPYRESNTWLVRVETTTGETFNVHIDAASGDARLARIGT; encoded by the coding sequence ATGTACGACCGGATTCTGGTCCCGACCGACGGCAGCGAGCAGCGCCCGGTAGTCACGCAGGCGATGAGCGTTGCCGAACTCGCCGACGCCACGGTTCACGCCCTCTACGTCGTGGACGAGCGCGCGCTGGACTACCAGCCCTCCGAGTCCGGGCGCGAGGAGACCCGCGAGGCGCGCCGCGAGGAGGGCGAGGAAGCGACCCGACAGGTCGCGGAGGCGGGCGAAGATCGCGGCGTCGAAGTCGTCACGGCCATCGAAGAGGGGAAACCAGCACAGGCCATCGTGGACTACGCCGACGAAGAGGACGCGGACATGGTCGTGATGGGAACTCACGGCCGGTCGGGCGTGGACCGCTACGTCCTCGGGAGCGTGACCGAACAGGTCGTCCGGACCAGCGAGGTGCCGGTGTTGACGGTCAACCTCGCGCGCCAACGCCGGGCGGTCCGCGACGGCGAGGCCGCAGTCGAGCGCGCCGAGCAGGTCGTCGCCGACGAGGGCCACGAGGTCGCCGCCGTGCCCGAGGACCCCTATCGGGAGAGCAATACGTGGCTCGTCCGGGTCGAGACGACCACGGGCGAGACGTTCAACGTCCACATCGACGCCGCCTCCGGCGACGCGCGACTGGCCCGAATCGGAACGTAG